Proteins from a genomic interval of Diospyros lotus cultivar Yz01 chromosome 6, ASM1463336v1, whole genome shotgun sequence:
- the LOC127803645 gene encoding very-long-chain 3-oxoacyl-CoA reductase 1 has product MELSTMEQLKSQPVWLLVLLGLGSLSLLKFSSALLKWVYVNFLRPAKNLKKYGSWALVTGPTDGIGKGFAFQLARVGLNLVLVGRNPEKLKDVSESIRAKFGQTQIKTVVVDFSGDLDEGVNRVREAIEGIDVGLLINNVGISYPYARFFHEVDHQLLADLIKVNVEGTTKVTQAVLPGMLSRKRGAIVNIGSGAAIVIPSDPLYSVYAATKAYVDQFSRCLYVEYKKSGIDVQCQVPLYVATKMASIKRSSSFVPSTDGYARAALRWIGHEPRCTPYWPHSLLWAFAHSLPESVVDAWRLRFCFAIRKRGQLKDSRKKE; this is encoded by the exons ATGGAGCTCTCTACCATGGAGCAGCTCAAGTCCCAGCCAGTTTGGCTTCTTGTACTGCTGGGTCTTGGTTCTTTATCACTATTGAAGTTCTCGTCGGCTCTTCTCAAGTGGGTCTATGTGAATTTCCTCAGACCTGCCAAGAATCTCAAGAAATACGGCTCCTGGGCGCTTGTCACCGGACCAACTGACGGTATCGGCAAAGGCTTCGCCTTTCAGTTGGCCCGCGTAGGCCTCAATCTCGTTCTTGTCGGTCGGAACCCTGAGAAGCTCAAGGACGTTTCGGAATCTATCCGAGCCAAATTCGGGCAAACCCAGATCAAGACCGTGGTTGTCGATTTCTCCGGCGATTTAGACGAGGGGGTCAATCGGGTTCGCGAAGCCATCGAAGGCATTGACGTCGGGCTTTTGATTAACAACGTTGGAATTTCGTATCCTTACGCGAGGTTTTTCCACGAAGTGGATCACCAACTGTTGGCCGATTTGATTAAGGTCAATGTCGAGGGCACTACAAAGGTCACGCAGGCGGTTTTGCCCGGAATGCTCAGCAGGAAGAGAGGTGCAATCGTCAATATTGGCTCTGGTGCTGCCATTGTGATACCGTCTGATCCCCTTTACTCTGTATATGCCGCCACCAAAGC ATATGTTGATCAATTTTCAAGGTGCCTTTATGTTGAGTACAAGAAGAGCGGAATTGATGTGCAATGTCAG GTACCCTTATACGTTGCGACAAAGATGGCGTCAATCAAAAGGTCCTCCTCCTTTGTTCCATCGACAGATGGTTATGCTCGGGCTGCCTTGCGCTGGATAGGCCATGAACCGCGCTGCACTCCCTACTGGCCCCATTCTCTTCTCTGGGCTTTTGCACATTCTCTGCCCGAATCTGTTGTCGACGCTTGGCGCCTACGGTTCTGCTTTGCCATTCGGAAGAGGGGGCAACTCAAAGACTCTAGGAAGAAGGAATAG
- the LOC127803643 gene encoding protein LOW PHOTOSYNTHETIC EFFICIENCY 1, chloroplastic-like isoform X2, giving the protein MQALSIWPSKNDFWVTPKLEVEDTQLGSSCAAITKRRRKKRWGLGLGGLSGRSGLVLGPTCLRGIKSWACSGSAQFDFDYRVLSGHSKFKLCIFGERMQVRFRASVALAWTLEGQAIAHEFVKQDSGSGPLDGISRKSDNFDKDQDNEFDVVENEDEDLVESKEEKGVGDEVRKERNLRIGGMSRKNVNVHNVDEDKENKLVHCENGNEDPEGSEKDSEELRKKRSPRIDVRLLASHLASARTVEDIDEVLKDKGELPLQVYSSMIRGFGKDKRLHSAMALVQWLKEKKQDTGGSVGPNLFIYNSLLGAVKQSEEFEEVEKIINDMAAGGVVPNVVTYNTLMGIYIQQGREIEALDLFEEIRTKGLSPSPASYSTALLAYRRLEDGFGALKFYVQLKDWYHKGEIGKNESGDWENEFAKLENFTVRICYQVMRRWLVKSENLSTNVLKLLTEMDRVGLQTGREDYERLVWACTREEHYIVARELYNRIRERHSEISLSVCNHVIWLMGKARKWWSALEIYEDLLDKGPKPNNMSYELIVAHFNILLSAARKRGIWKWGVRLLNKMEDKGLKPGSREWNAVIVACSKASETSAAVQMFKRMVEQGETPTIISYGALLSALEKGKLYDEALRVWQHMLKVGVEPNLYAYTIMASIYTAQGKFNIVDSIIRDMVSSGINPTVVTYNAIISGCAHNSMGSAAYEWFHKMKAENIPANEVTFEMLIEALGKDGKPKLAYDLYVRAHNEGLNLSSKAYDAVIQSSQTYGASVDASVLGPRPPDRKTKVQTRKNLSQFCNLADVPRRSKPFDRNEIYTPQTEGNLAPI; this is encoded by the exons ATGCAAGCTTTAAGCATCTGGCCTTCGAAAAATGACTTTTGGGTGACACCCAAATTGGAGGTCGAAGATACCCAACTGGGTTCTTCTTGTGCCGCTATCAcaaagaggaggaggaaaaaaCGATGGGGTCTTGGTCTCGGCGGTCTCAGTGGAAGGTCTGGTCTCGTATTGGGTCCAACCTGCTTGAGGGGAATTAAGAGTTGGGCTTGTTCAGGGAGCgctcaatttgattttgactacAGGGTTTTATCTGGgcattccaaatttaaattatgcATCTTCGGTGAGCGAATGCAAGTTCGATTTAGGGCTTCTGTTGCATTGGCATGGACGCTGGAAGGACAAGCAATTGCACATGAATTTGTTAAACAAGATTCAGGCTCAGGCCCACTGGATGGGATATCAAGGAAGAGTGACAATTTCGACAAAGATCAAGATAATGAGTTCGATGTTGTTGAGAATGAAGATGAAGACCTAGtggaaagcaaagaagaaaagggCGTGGGCGATGAGGTAAGGAAAGAGAGGAATCTGAGAATTGGTGGAATGTCAAGGAAGAATGTTAATGTTCACAATGTCGATGAAGATAAAGAGAATAAGTTGGTTCATTGTGAAAATGGAAATGAGGACCCAGAAGGAAGTGAAAAGGACAGTGAGGAGTTGAGGAAAAAGAGGAGCCCCAGAATTGATGTACGGTTGCTTGCGTCGCATTTAGCGTCTGCTAGAACCGTGGAGGATATAGACGAGGTTCTCAAGGACAAGGGTGAATTGCCCCTTCAAGTGTACTCATCCATGATTAGAGGTTTTGGGAAAGACAAGAGACTACATTCTGCTATGGCTCTTGTTCAGTGGCTCAAGGAAAAGAAACAGGACACTGGTGGTTCGGTTGGCCCTAACCTGTTCATATACAATAGTCTTTTGGGGGCGGTGAAGCAATCtgaagaatttgaggaagttgagaaaattataaatgatatgGCCGCAGGAGGAGTGGTTCCCAATGTTGTAACTTACAACACTTTAATGGGAATTTACATACAACAAGGCCGGGAAATTGAGGCCCTTGATCTTTTTGAAGAGATACGGACTAAGGGTTTATCTCCATCACCGGCATCCTATTCTACAGCTTTGCTAGCTTATCGGAGACTGGAAGATGGGTTTGGAGCTCTGAAATTCTACGTGCAATTGAAAGATTGGTATCATAAAGgagaaataggaaaaaatgaATCTGGAGACTGGGAAAATGAATTTGCTAAGCTTGAGAATTTCACAGTTCGGATTTGCTACCAAGTGATGCGGCGGTGGCTTGTCAAGAGTGAGAACTTGAGTACTAATGTTCTGAAACTTCTAACAGAGATGGACAGGGTGGGGCTTCAAACTGGAAGAGAGGACTATGAGCGCCTAGTGTGGGCATGTACGCGTGAGGAACATTACATTGTGGCAAGAGAGTTATATAATAGGATAAGAGAGAGACATTCTGAAATAAGCTTATCGGTTTGCAACCATGTCATTTGGTTGATGGGAAAGGCTAGGAAGTGGTGGTCAGCTCTGGAGATTTATGAGGACTTGCTGGACAAAGGGCCTAAACCGAATAATATGTCGTATGAGCTGATAGTTGCCCATTTTAACATTCTACTTAGTGCAGCCAGGAAAAGAGGAATTTGGAAATGGGGCGTTAGGTTGCTCAACAAGATGGAAGATAAAGGCTTAAAACCTGGAAGTAGAGAATGGAATGCCGTTATTGTGGCTTGTTCCAAGGCTTCAGAAACTTCTGCTGCAGTGCAGATGTTCAAAAGAATGGTCGAACAAGGTGAGACGCCTACCATTATCTCCTATGGGGCATTGCTCAGCGCTCTTGAAAAAGGAAAACTATACGATGAGGCCCTTCGTGTGTGGCAGCATATGCTCAAAGTCGGGGTAGAGCCAAACCTATATGCCTACACAATTATGGCTTCAATTTATACTGCACAAGGAAAATTCAATATTGTGGATTCTATCATCAGAGACATGGTCTCGTCTGGAATTAACCCAACTGTTGTCACGTACAATGCGATTATCAGTGGCTGTGCGCACAACAGCATGGGCAGTGCAGCGTATGAATGGTTTCACAAAATGAAAGCTGAAAACATCCCAGCCAATGAAGTTACTTTCGAGATGCTAATCGAGGCTCTTGGTAAGGATGGCAAACCAAAGCTTGCTTATGATTTGTATGTGAGGGCTCACAATGAAGGCCTAAACCTCTCCTCCAAGGCTTATGATGCAGTCATCCAATCATCGCAGACTTATGGGGCTTCTGTTGACGCAAGCGTTCTAGGCCCAAGGCCTCCAGACAGAAAGACAAAAGTGCAAACTAGGAAGAACTTATCACAGTTCTGTAACTTAGCTGATGTTCCTCGAAGAAGTAAACCATTTGACAGAAACGAAATTTACACCCCGCAAACAGAAGGAAACCT tgCCCCAATATAG
- the LOC127804962 gene encoding 18.1 kDa class I heat shock protein-like, whose amino-acid sequence MSIVSTLFGNSDPFIAQLANLCPVLSVPIDWKETPEVHVFLADLPGLTKDDVKVEVDDNRVLQINGEWKVPEDDKTEKWLRVERRRGKFSRRFRLPENAKADEVKASMVNGVLTVTVAKQEVKKKAEKKVIEIEEIIKS is encoded by the coding sequence ATGTCGATCGTATCCACCCTGTTCGGCAACAGCGACCCATTCATTGCCCAGCTTGCCAATCTCTGCCCGGTCTTGAGCGTGCCGATAGACTGGAAGGAAACGCCGGAGGTTCATGTCTTCTTGGCCGATCTTCCGGGCCTCACGAAGGACGACGTCAAGGTGGAGGTCGACGACAACCGGGTGCTCCAGATAAACGGAGAGTGGAAGGTGCCCGAGGATGATAAGACCGAGAAGTGGCTCCGTGTTGAGCGCCGACGCGGCAAGTTCTCGAGGCGGTTCAGGCTGCCGGAGAATGCCAAGGCCGACGAGGTCAAGGCGTCCATGGTGAACGGGGTGCTCACCGTGACGGTCGCCAAACAGGAGGTGAAGAAAAAGGCGGAGAAGAAGGTGATTGAGATCGAAGAGATCATCAAGAGCTGA
- the LOC127803643 gene encoding protein LOW PHOTOSYNTHETIC EFFICIENCY 1, chloroplastic-like isoform X1, with product MQALSIWPSKNDFWVTPKLEVEDTQLGSSCAAITKRRRKKRWGLGLGGLSGRSGLVLGPTCLRGIKSWACSGSAQFDFDYRVLSGHSKFKLCIFGERMQVRFRASVALAWTLEGQAIAHEFVKQDSGSGPLDGISRKSDNFDKDQDNEFDVVENEDEDLVESKEEKGVGDEVRKERNLRIGGMSRKNVNVHNVDEDKENKLVHCENGNEDPEGSEKDSEELRKKRSPRIDVRLLASHLASARTVEDIDEVLKDKGELPLQVYSSMIRGFGKDKRLHSAMALVQWLKEKKQDTGGSVGPNLFIYNSLLGAVKQSEEFEEVEKIINDMAAGGVVPNVVTYNTLMGIYIQQGREIEALDLFEEIRTKGLSPSPASYSTALLAYRRLEDGFGALKFYVQLKDWYHKGEIGKNESGDWENEFAKLENFTVRICYQVMRRWLVKSENLSTNVLKLLTEMDRVGLQTGREDYERLVWACTREEHYIVARELYNRIRERHSEISLSVCNHVIWLMGKARKWWSALEIYEDLLDKGPKPNNMSYELIVAHFNILLSAARKRGIWKWGVRLLNKMEDKGLKPGSREWNAVIVACSKASETSAAVQMFKRMVEQGETPTIISYGALLSALEKGKLYDEALRVWQHMLKVGVEPNLYAYTIMASIYTAQGKFNIVDSIIRDMVSSGINPTVVTYNAIISGCAHNSMGSAAYEWFHKMKAENIPANEVTFEMLIEALGKDGKPKLAYDLYVRAHNEGLNLSSKAYDAVIQSSQTYGASVDASVLGPRPPDRKTKVQTRKNLSQFCNLADVPRRSKPFDRNEIYTPQTEGNLSAEMLKLNCAGDVSEWRGRAAPECR from the exons ATGCAAGCTTTAAGCATCTGGCCTTCGAAAAATGACTTTTGGGTGACACCCAAATTGGAGGTCGAAGATACCCAACTGGGTTCTTCTTGTGCCGCTATCAcaaagaggaggaggaaaaaaCGATGGGGTCTTGGTCTCGGCGGTCTCAGTGGAAGGTCTGGTCTCGTATTGGGTCCAACCTGCTTGAGGGGAATTAAGAGTTGGGCTTGTTCAGGGAGCgctcaatttgattttgactacAGGGTTTTATCTGGgcattccaaatttaaattatgcATCTTCGGTGAGCGAATGCAAGTTCGATTTAGGGCTTCTGTTGCATTGGCATGGACGCTGGAAGGACAAGCAATTGCACATGAATTTGTTAAACAAGATTCAGGCTCAGGCCCACTGGATGGGATATCAAGGAAGAGTGACAATTTCGACAAAGATCAAGATAATGAGTTCGATGTTGTTGAGAATGAAGATGAAGACCTAGtggaaagcaaagaagaaaagggCGTGGGCGATGAGGTAAGGAAAGAGAGGAATCTGAGAATTGGTGGAATGTCAAGGAAGAATGTTAATGTTCACAATGTCGATGAAGATAAAGAGAATAAGTTGGTTCATTGTGAAAATGGAAATGAGGACCCAGAAGGAAGTGAAAAGGACAGTGAGGAGTTGAGGAAAAAGAGGAGCCCCAGAATTGATGTACGGTTGCTTGCGTCGCATTTAGCGTCTGCTAGAACCGTGGAGGATATAGACGAGGTTCTCAAGGACAAGGGTGAATTGCCCCTTCAAGTGTACTCATCCATGATTAGAGGTTTTGGGAAAGACAAGAGACTACATTCTGCTATGGCTCTTGTTCAGTGGCTCAAGGAAAAGAAACAGGACACTGGTGGTTCGGTTGGCCCTAACCTGTTCATATACAATAGTCTTTTGGGGGCGGTGAAGCAATCtgaagaatttgaggaagttgagaaaattataaatgatatgGCCGCAGGAGGAGTGGTTCCCAATGTTGTAACTTACAACACTTTAATGGGAATTTACATACAACAAGGCCGGGAAATTGAGGCCCTTGATCTTTTTGAAGAGATACGGACTAAGGGTTTATCTCCATCACCGGCATCCTATTCTACAGCTTTGCTAGCTTATCGGAGACTGGAAGATGGGTTTGGAGCTCTGAAATTCTACGTGCAATTGAAAGATTGGTATCATAAAGgagaaataggaaaaaatgaATCTGGAGACTGGGAAAATGAATTTGCTAAGCTTGAGAATTTCACAGTTCGGATTTGCTACCAAGTGATGCGGCGGTGGCTTGTCAAGAGTGAGAACTTGAGTACTAATGTTCTGAAACTTCTAACAGAGATGGACAGGGTGGGGCTTCAAACTGGAAGAGAGGACTATGAGCGCCTAGTGTGGGCATGTACGCGTGAGGAACATTACATTGTGGCAAGAGAGTTATATAATAGGATAAGAGAGAGACATTCTGAAATAAGCTTATCGGTTTGCAACCATGTCATTTGGTTGATGGGAAAGGCTAGGAAGTGGTGGTCAGCTCTGGAGATTTATGAGGACTTGCTGGACAAAGGGCCTAAACCGAATAATATGTCGTATGAGCTGATAGTTGCCCATTTTAACATTCTACTTAGTGCAGCCAGGAAAAGAGGAATTTGGAAATGGGGCGTTAGGTTGCTCAACAAGATGGAAGATAAAGGCTTAAAACCTGGAAGTAGAGAATGGAATGCCGTTATTGTGGCTTGTTCCAAGGCTTCAGAAACTTCTGCTGCAGTGCAGATGTTCAAAAGAATGGTCGAACAAGGTGAGACGCCTACCATTATCTCCTATGGGGCATTGCTCAGCGCTCTTGAAAAAGGAAAACTATACGATGAGGCCCTTCGTGTGTGGCAGCATATGCTCAAAGTCGGGGTAGAGCCAAACCTATATGCCTACACAATTATGGCTTCAATTTATACTGCACAAGGAAAATTCAATATTGTGGATTCTATCATCAGAGACATGGTCTCGTCTGGAATTAACCCAACTGTTGTCACGTACAATGCGATTATCAGTGGCTGTGCGCACAACAGCATGGGCAGTGCAGCGTATGAATGGTTTCACAAAATGAAAGCTGAAAACATCCCAGCCAATGAAGTTACTTTCGAGATGCTAATCGAGGCTCTTGGTAAGGATGGCAAACCAAAGCTTGCTTATGATTTGTATGTGAGGGCTCACAATGAAGGCCTAAACCTCTCCTCCAAGGCTTATGATGCAGTCATCCAATCATCGCAGACTTATGGGGCTTCTGTTGACGCAAGCGTTCTAGGCCCAAGGCCTCCAGACAGAAAGACAAAAGTGCAAACTAGGAAGAACTTATCACAGTTCTGTAACTTAGCTGATGTTCCTCGAAGAAGTAAACCATTTGACAGAAACGAAATTTACACCCCGCAAACAGAAGGAAACCT AAGTGCTGAAATGCTAAAGTTAAACTGCGCCGGCGACGTCAGTGAGTGGCGTGGACGCGCCGCCCCAGAATGTCGTTAA
- the LOC127804961 gene encoding BAG family molecular chaperone regulator 2-like, protein MKSAQETVPISMSTCHNLTASKLTILRSQVQVQHPLFPPLPELGAREKRERMMKLRSKRFSRSNSKLGVGGEGKSCGGEIKWELRPGGMLVQKRESGEGEKEPPITVRVSTVSQCHDITIQATSTFGELKMILSLVTGLEPRAQRVLFKGKEREDCEYLHMVGVGDKDKVLLLEDPAIKEKKLLDQAIGTPCRTIRVQY, encoded by the exons ATGAAATCAGCACAAGAAACAGTACCCATTTCCATGTCCACGTGTCACAATCTTACCGCTTCAAAGTTAACTATTTTAAGGAGCCAAGTCCAAGTCCAACATCCCCTCTTCCCACCTTTGCCAGAACTTGGAGccagagagaagagagagagaatgatgaAGCTGAGATCGAAGAGGTTCTCAAGGAGCAACTCTAAGCTCGGAGTCGGAGGGGAGGGGAAGAGCTGCGGCGGCGAAATCAAATGGGAGCTGCGTCCGGGGGGCATGCTTGTTCAGAAGAGGGAGAGCGGAGAGGGGGAGAAAGAACCGCCGATTACAGTCAGAGTCTCGACTGTTTCGCAGTGCCACGACATAACCATCCAAGCAACTTCCACTTTTG GAGAATTGAAGATGATTCTGTCACTGGTGACGGGTCTGGAACCAAGAGCGCAGAGGGTATTGTTcaagggaaaagagagagaagactgTGAATACCTGCACATGGTTGGAGTCGGGGACAAGGACAAAGTGCTTCTCCTGGAAGATCCAGCCATCAAGGAGAAAAAACTCCTTGATCAAGCCATTGGGACTCCTTGTCGAACCATTCGCGTCCAATACTGA
- the LOC127803644 gene encoding uncharacterized membrane protein At3g27390-like codes for MEPPRGFWLSLGRFICFLPYFVGLLILGLIKGIIFCPLICLIMTIGNSAIILGLWPVHVVWTNYSILRSIKFRPVLKLLLCFLATVLLLLWPVIGIVGSIIGGAAYGLLSPMFATFKAVGEGTTDKFFHCIYDGTWDTVRQSFTLIRDFYDVCYHSYKEVMSDLQHQGPQEGKCHKIRLLHLPGAILAGILGFLVDVPVISLVAICKSPIMLIKGWHRLFHDCIGREGPFLETICVPFAGLAILLWPLAVAGAVLASMVSSIFLGAYAGAVVYQESSLWNGLCYIVASLSIYDEYSNDVLDLQGGPCFPRPRYRRKDAEPEPDSRASSFSRPASFRRSVSRTPSIKAPMVDLKPFELLDSLFEECKRHGEMMVFEGLITVEDIVNAKSNKDSGKVISIGLPAYCLLQALLRSIKANSAGILLSNNVTEITSANRPKDVIFDWFFNPLLIIKDQIKAQNLSEAEEDYFCKLVLLSGDPERLKKLNIGSAPESELRQAELHALARRLRGITKSISRYPTFRRRFEDSIKIISEELAKKNEASKSAPERQVFTRSRSAFARMFSQRSFKNRTDSNGPPVVTERELEIA; via the exons ATGGAGCCTCCAAGGGGCTTTTGGCTTTCTTTGGGGCGCTTTATCTGTTTCTTGCCCTACTTCGTTGGCCTTCTTATTCTTGGCTTAATTAAAG GCATCATCTTCTGTCCACTGATATGCCTTATCATGACAATTGGAAACTCTGCAATAATTTTGGGTCTCTGGCCCGTACACGTTGTCTGGACAAATTATTCCATCTTAAG ATCTATCAAGTTCAGGCCAGTCTTAAAGCTGTTGCTTTGCTTCCTCGCTACCGTCCTGTTGCTTTTGTGGCCAGTCATTGGCATTGTTGGAAGTATTATTGGCGGTGCCGCATATGGCCTTCTTTCACCCATGTTTGCCACTTTCAAAGCTGTTGGGGAGGGGACGACTGATAAGTTTTTCCATTGTATTTAT GATGGAACTTGGGACACTGTGAGACAGAGCTTTACTTTGATCCGGGATTTTTACGATGTATGTTACCATTCTTACAAAGAAGTTATGAGTGACCTAcagcatcaggggcctcaagaGGGAAAATGTCACAAGATCAG ATTGCTCCATCTTCCTGGTGCTATTCTAGCTGGAATTCTTGGTTTCTTGGTAGACGTGCCAGTGATCTCACTTGTAGCCATTTGCAAGAGCCCTATCATGCTAATAAAGGGGTGGCATCGTCTGTTTCATGACTGTATTGGTAGGGAAGGCCCGTTCTTGGAGACCATTTGTGTACCATTTGCAGGTCTAGCCATCCTACTGTGGCCCTTGGCCGTTGCTGGCGCTGTATTAGCTTCCATGGTGTCGAGTATCTTCTTAGGAGCTTATGCAGGGGCGGTTGTCTATCAG GAGTCTTCTCTGTGGAACGGGCTTTGCTATATTGTTGCCTCCTTGTCCATTTACGATGAGTACAGCAATGATGTTCTTGATCTACAAGGGGGGCCCTGCTTTCCTAG GCCAAGGTACCGAAGGAAAGATGCAGAGCCTGAACCCGATTCTCGTGCATCTTCTTTCTCAAGGCCTGCTTCTTTCCGGAGGTCCGTCTCTCGTACACCATCGATTAAAGCTCCTATGGTCGACTTGAAGCCATTTGAG TTACTTGACAGCTTATTTGAAGAGTGTAAACGACATGGAGAAATGATGGTTTTTGAAGGACTAATAACAGTAGAGGATATTGTAAATGCCAAGTCTAACAAGGATAGCGGCAAAGTCATAAGCATTGGATTGCCGGCTTACTGCCTCCTTCAGGCATTGCTACGATCTATAAAAGCCAATTCTGCCGGTATACTGTTAA GTAATAATGTTACTGAGATAACTAGCGCTAACAGACCCAAAGATGTCATCTTTGATTGGTTTTTCAATCCGCTCCTGATCATCAAAGACCAGATCAAAGCTCAGAACCTATCTGAGGCTGAAGAAGACTACTTCTGCAAACTAGTTCTACTCAGTGGTGATCCTGAGAGGCTCAAGAAATTGAATATTGGCTCTGCACCTGAATCTGAGCTCAGGCAAGCCGAGCTTCATGCGCTTGCTCGAAG GCTTCGAGGAATCACCAAATCCATATCTAGGTACCCAACATTCAGACGACGTTTCGAAGACAGCATTAAGATCATATCAGAAGAACTCGCAAAGAAAAATGAGGCCAGCAAATCGGCCCCTGAGAGGCAGGTTTTTACGAGGTCTAGGAGTGCCTTTGCCCGGATGTTTAGTCAAAGATCTTTCAAGAACAGAACAGACAGCAATGGGCCTCCAGTAGTGACTGAAAGAGAGCTAGAAATTGCCTGA
- the LOC127804960 gene encoding zinc finger protein CONSTANS-LIKE 7 has protein sequence MCTEIAKRRSRSAALTLKPARKTRTKTRKPKFLSLRLQFSPETGPPSCRMTTAITADHRHQQLNLFPLHPEHQLVYDKDTQDENVAYFFDSADGGATTLTTLLGPGSSTEEEENVRSPSLTYPCGGKDSDDVALVRTAMRSKERDASEDKWVSYSEVTSCTADPRHKEPSPGTQQGLSLKLDYREIMNAWSDKGPLYIPPECPQTVPDLLDDLFAGDPYSNWKKDCWAVPERSSLSSSGDVPVRVKEEAGEEGKAAGKREARVQRYKEKRQSRLFSKRIRYEVRKINAENRPRIKGRFVKRC, from the exons atgtgcaCAGAGATCGCCAAGCGACGATCAAGATCAGCCGCTCTCACTCTCAAGCCAGCTCGTAAGACCCGAACCAAGACCAGGAAGCCCAAGTTCCTCAGCCTCCGCCTCCAGTTCTCGCCGGAAACAGGCCCTCCATCTTGCCGAATGACCACCGCCATCACAGCCGACCACCGCCACCAGCAGCTGAACCTCTTTCCCCTACACCCGGAACACCAACTGGTCTACGACAAGGACACCCAGGACGAGAACGTGGCCTACTTCTTCGACTCGGCGGACGGCGGCGCAACCACTCTGACCACCCTGCTCGGCCCGGGATCCTCcacggaggaggaggagaacgTCCGGTCGCCGTCGCTAACGTACCCCTGCGGCGGGAAGGACAGCGATGACGTGGCGCTGGTACGGACGGCGATGAGGAGCAAGGAAAGAGACGCCAGCGAAGACAAGTGGGTGAGTTACTCGGAAGTCACCAGCTGCACGGCCGACCCACGGCATAAAGAACCATCGCCGGGAACGCAGCAAGGGTTGTCGTTGAAGCTGGATTATCGGGAGATCATGAACGCTTGGTCCGACAAGGGCCCGCTCTACATCCCGCCGGAGTGCCCTCAAACCGTCCCTGACCTCCTCGATGACTTGTTCGCTGGCGACCCTTATTCTAAT TGGAAGAAAGATTGTTGGGCGGTTCCAGAGAGGAGCAGTCTGAGCAGCAGCGGCGATGTGCCGGTGAGAGTGAAAGAGGAGGCCGGAGAAGAGGGGAAGGCGGCGGGGAAGAGAGAGGCGAGGGTGCAGAGGTACAAGGAGAAGAGGCAGAGCAGGCTCTTCTCCAAACGGATCCGCTACGAAGTTCGCAAGATCAACGCCGAGAATCGTCCCCGCATCAAg GGTCGATTCGTGAAGAGATGCTGA